The Aureimonas mangrovi genome contains the following window.
AGCACCCACGGCCCGAGGAACCAGCCGAGATAGGCGATGCCGAAGAAGATCGCCCTGAAGCCGCCGTTGAAGTGGCGCGCGGCGATGCGGTTCATCGTCAGGGCGCGCTGGACGGCGGCCTCGGCGGCGGCGGGCTCGCGCTCGGCATCCGTGCGCATCGGAATCGCGCCGATGAGGATCGTGCAGTAGTTGAAGAGGCGATAGGACCAGCCGAACTTGAAGAAGGCGTGCGCGAAGATCAGCGCCAGACCCAGAAGCTTAGCTTCCACCAAGGCTCGGTCAAAGACGCCGAAAAGGGGCAGATCGGCTGCTACCGCCGCGATCTGCTCGGCCGATCCGATCAGCGCGAAGCAGCCGCCGATGACGAA
Protein-coding sequences here:
- a CDS encoding DUF599 domain-containing protein → MALDSFLDLPNVFALSLFVLGWLGYSFIVGRMSEGSLSRRMDRQRALWMDTLLKRELRMIDTSIMMGLQQGTGFFASTCIFVIGGCFALIGSAEQIAAVAADLPLFGVFDRALVEAKLLGLALIFAHAFFKFGWSYRLFNYCTILIGAIPMRTDAEREPAAAEAAVQRALTMNRIAARHFNGGFRAIFFGIAYLGWFLGPWVLMMTTLAVLYVLAHRQFWSDAHDALSFGENDR